In Saprospiraceae bacterium, the genomic window TGAAATATAAAATCCGTAACGAACACCCTCCATTAAACCCTTATTCTGGTACCCTCTGACAAAAATAAGAACGAAGAAGAACGACCACACAAGATCGGAGAACCACATAATCCACATTTTACCTTGCATCTCTTCCATCGGACGGAAAATTTTTCTTACTACTTCTTGCTCGTAACTCGAGGTCATCAGAACACCGTGAAAAAGATAGTTCGTAATCTCAAGAAGGATATACACCACGCCAAATGCAATCAAGAATTTTTTAGTATTCATGCAAACCTTTTTTGTTAATAAGTAATTATGGAGATCAATTTCGACGGTAATCTAACAATAGCATTTATTTGTTGCTGTGAAGTAGGTCACGTAAGAATGTGCGAAAATTGAAATTTACGATAATTACACCCAGAGAAATGATAACTCCGCTTAAAATCATTATAAAAGTTATTTCTTCCCGGAGCATAAGCCATGCGGCAAAAACCGTAACGAAGGGTTCAAAGTAGAGAAATGCACCGACTTTAACCGAATCCATTTCTTTCAGAGATTGCGCCCAGAGAACATAGGCAATTCCCGAGCAGAATATTCCAAGAAATAAAATAGCAAACCATCCTTTAGCGGATAACTCAATAACGGAATGAAATGCGGGTGAATTAATTGAAAAAGGTGAAATGATTATCGCCATCATTAGGAATAAAAATAAAATAGTAAGCAGCGGAGAATAAGATAAAGAGATTTTTTTATTAACAGCGGAATAAATGCTCCAGGTAAATGCGCTTGCAAGGATTAAAAAATCACCTTTGTTGGAAAGAAAATCAATTGATGAAAAATCTCCTTTACTCATCAGCAACAACAAACCAAAGAATGCGAGAAGAATGCCAAAAATCCTAATTGGTGAAAGTGATTCCTTGAAAGTTATAAAACCAACAATTGCCATGAATATTGGCGCGGTTCCAATTATCCAGCCAGTGTTTGCGGCTGTTGTGAACTGCATGCCGGTTACTTGTATCCAAAGATGAAATGCGGCAATAACTGCAAGAATGAAAATATTTCTGTGATTTTTCCAGCTTAGCTTAAAACTCTTATGCGTATAAACTGCAAGAAACGATAATAAGATTGAAGCAAGAATTAATCTTAAAAATATTATTGTTAGCGGGGCAATTTCACTAAGCGCAATTTTTGTAG contains:
- a CDS encoding DMT family transporter, with protein sequence MKAKLLSYWKPLTAVVLWGCSFIATKIALSEIAPLTIIFLRLILASILLSFLAVYTHKSFKLSWKNHRNIFILAVIAAFHLWIQVTGMQFTTAANTGWIIGTAPIFMAIVGFITFKESLSPIRIFGILLAFFGLLLLMSKGDFSSIDFLSNKGDFLILASAFTWSIYSAVNKKISLSYSPLLTILFLFLMMAIIISPFSINSPAFHSVIELSAKGWFAILFLGIFCSGIAYVLWAQSLKEMDSVKVGAFLYFEPFVTVFAAWLMLREEITFIMILSGVIISLGVIIVNFNFRTFLRDLLHSNK